The DNA segment ACCAGGATGGACTGGGCGCCGGCGGTTGGGATCTGGATCTGCACATGGCAGCCTGACCCTTCCTGCTGGTGGACTTGCATGCCCTGGAGCTCCAGGAGCTGGGTGGCCACCTGATAGCCCAGCCCTTCCCGTCGACTGGGGCGGGTCTCTGTCCTGGCCCGGGGTCCGCTGCCCACAATGTGCACACAGAGCCTGTTTTCCGCCGGTCTGGCTTCCACCTTCAGGTGGACAGCCGTGCCGGCGTCTTGTTGTTCCAGGCTGCGGGTGAGGATGTTGATCAGCCCCTGGCGCAGCATGGAGCGGTCGGCGTGGATGTAGCAGGGCGCCGGGGCTGGCCCCAGTTCCAGCCGAACCTGGAGCTGGCGGCAGTAGGTTTGAAGCTCCCGAACGATTCCTTCCAGGATGGTGGTGAGCTCCAGGAGCTCTGGCCGGGCTTCTCGGGCCAACTGCTGGACCGTGGCCTGCACCAGGCTTTGACGATCCTGGACTGGATCCTGTGTGGGGGTGTTGACGGGGCGCTCGGCCAGGCCGGGGGCGGGTGTGGAGGCGTGCTCCTCGGGCCGGTTGACCTGCCAGCGATCCCACAACAGGGTGGCGATAGCTTCGATGCCTTCCCGCAGCTTGCGGTAGACCTGGCGGGCGCTGAGCCCCAGCAGCTCGGCGATCTGCTCCGGCCCCAGGCCGTCCACATAGCGGTAGTGGAGGGCGCTGTAACAGATGCCGGCGTCTGGTGGCGCGGCAGCCAGGTCGGGCGGGCTGAGCTGCTCCAGGGCCTCCAGCAGGGTTCGTCGCAGCCGCTGGGCCCGGGTCAGATGGTCCAGGCCTTCTCCCCCGTCCGCGTACTGGGCCAGGGGATGGCTCTGCAGGTGAACGGGGTCGTAAAGATGGGTCAGGGCATCCCGGACGTGGGCGATCCAGGCTTCCCGGTCCATGGCATCGGGCTGGTTGAGTTGCGGTCTATCCATGGTGGATGCGCTTTCTCTTCGGGGCGTGACAAAGGGCATGACAAAGGCTGGCAGCCGGATGTCAGTAAACCCATTGACAGGGCTTCGATTTCTCGCGATAGTAGCGGCAACATCAGCCAGCACTCCTGCCCACGCCAAGTCTAATCTAGCGTTCACGTGCCCGCCGCCGTTCGAGCCGGGCGTCAGGACAGCCGCGATTCGCCATTGGTCGTCTGATGAGGGTCGGGCTGCGGGTGGCATGCCGGCCAGGGCGGCGGCCTCAATTGTGCGCGTGGCTGACGGGCTTTTCCGTGGGCTGGGTATATGGCATGGATGGGCTGTGCGTGGCCCATTATAGTGGAGCCATGGGCCAGGGTCAAACCCATCGACCGGACGGAGGTATCGTTTTTCCCAACCATTGCTTTTCAAACCACAGCTTTTCAGACCACAGGGGGTGAGAACCATGAGGCAACACCAACTCAACCGACGTGAATTTTTGCGGCTCTCTTCGGCCATGGGCGCGGTGACGCTGCTGGCGGCCTGCGCTGCACCTGGGGCGGCACCGGGGGGAGAGGGGGCGACCGGTGCAAGTCAAGAACCAATTGTGCTGCGTCTGCATATGCGTGC comes from the Litorilinea aerophila genome and includes:
- a CDS encoding response regulator, which translates into the protein MDRPQLNQPDAMDREAWIAHVRDALTHLYDPVHLQSHPLAQYADGGEGLDHLTRAQRLRRTLLEALEQLSPPDLAAAPPDAGICYSALHYRYVDGLGPEQIAELLGLSARQVYRKLREGIEAIATLLWDRWQVNRPEEHASTPAPGLAERPVNTPTQDPVQDRQSLVQATVQQLAREARPELLELTTILEGIVRELQTYCRQLQVRLELGPAPAPCYIHADRSMLRQGLINILTRSLEQQDAGTAVHLKVEARPAENRLCVHIVGSGPRARTETRPSRREGLGYQVATQLLELQGMQVHQQEGSGCHVQIQIPTAGAQSILVIDDMPDIPQLFQRFTAAHGVEIFSAHNATQAFAFLQEVTPALILLDVMLPRTDGWEILQTLKSSPATASIPVVVCSILNEPDLATALGADDYLRKPVSQEALLQLLRRWLHPAPAATPWRPPGGW